In Flavobacterium sp. CBA20B-1, one DNA window encodes the following:
- a CDS encoding phosphoglycerate kinase, producing the protein MKTINDFDFNNKKAIVRVDFNVPLNDQFQVTDDNRIVAAKPTIEKIVNDGGVAVLMSHLGRPKNGPEDKFSLKHIVSKIEAVLGRKVTFVNDSVGSEVEKVVANAQPGAIILLENLRFYKEEEAGDEDFAKQLAHLGDVYVNDAFGTAHRAHASTTIVAQFFPNDKCFGFLLAKEIESIDKVLNSNDKPVTAVLGGSKVSSKITIIENILDKVDHMIIGGGMMFTFIKAKGGMVGNSIVEDDKMQLALEILEKAKAKNVQIHIPVDVVAADAFSNDAHTQIVDANHIPDGWQGLDVGPKTLEQFNKVIMDSKIILWNGPLGVFEMKKFASGTITLGNFIADATQAGTFSLVGGGDSVAAVKQFGLEEKMSYVSTGGGAMLEMLEGQTLPGIAAIQG; encoded by the coding sequence ATGAAAACAATTAACGATTTTGATTTTAATAATAAAAAAGCCATTGTTCGTGTAGATTTCAATGTGCCTTTAAACGATCAGTTTCAGGTAACCGATGACAATCGTATTGTAGCAGCAAAACCCACTATCGAAAAAATTGTGAACGATGGAGGTGTGGCGGTTTTAATGTCGCATTTAGGTCGTCCAAAAAATGGTCCGGAAGATAAATTTTCTTTAAAACATATCGTTTCAAAAATAGAAGCAGTTTTAGGCAGAAAAGTAACTTTTGTAAACGATTCGGTGGGAAGTGAAGTAGAAAAGGTCGTTGCAAATGCACAGCCGGGAGCTATTATTTTATTAGAAAATTTGCGTTTTTATAAAGAAGAGGAGGCTGGAGATGAAGATTTTGCAAAACAATTAGCCCATTTGGGTGATGTGTACGTGAACGATGCTTTTGGAACCGCACATCGCGCACACGCCTCCACAACTATTGTTGCACAATTTTTCCCTAACGATAAATGTTTTGGTTTTTTATTGGCAAAGGAAATTGAAAGTATTGATAAAGTTTTAAATTCAAATGACAAACCTGTGACTGCTGTTTTGGGAGGATCAAAAGTGTCTTCAAAAATCACTATTATCGAAAACATTTTAGACAAAGTGGATCACATGATTATTGGCGGTGGAATGATGTTTACTTTTATAAAAGCAAAAGGAGGGATGGTTGGAAATTCTATTGTTGAAGACGATAAAATGCAACTTGCATTAGAAATTTTGGAAAAAGCAAAAGCCAAAAATGTTCAAATTCACATTCCTGTTGACGTGGTTGCAGCAGACGCATTTTCAAACGATGCGCACACACAAATTGTTGACGCAAACCATATTCCAGATGGCTGGCAAGGTTTAGATGTGGGGCCAAAAACCTTAGAGCAATTTAACAAGGTTATTATGGATTCTAAAATTATTTTATGGAATGGACCACTAGGTGTTTTCGAAATGAAAAAGTTTGCGTCAGGTACCATTACATTAGGTAATTTTATTGCTGATGCCACCCAAGCAGGAACATTTTCATTAGTAGGTGGTGGCGATTCTGTGGCAGCAGTAAAACAATTTGGTTTAGAAGAAAAAATGAGTTATGTGTCAACCGGCGGTGGTGCTATGTTGGAAATGCTTGAAGGACAAACACTTCCCGGAATTGCAGCTATACAAGGATAA
- a CDS encoding thymidine kinase, translating into MFLENPVNHKEQFGWIEVICGSMFSGKTEELIRRLRRAQFAKQRVEIFKPAVDTRYDDELVVSHQGNEIRSTPVPAAANIRILADGCDVVGIDEAQFFDDEIVTVCNDLANAGIRVIVAGLDMDFKGQPFGPMPALMATAEYVTKVHAVCTRTGNLANYSFRKAANDNLVMLGETNEYEPLSRAAYYKAMRENQ; encoded by the coding sequence ATGTTTCTTGAAAATCCTGTAAATCATAAAGAACAATTTGGATGGATCGAAGTGATCTGTGGGTCGATGTTTTCGGGAAAAACCGAAGAATTGATTCGTAGATTACGCCGAGCACAGTTTGCCAAACAGCGTGTAGAAATCTTTAAACCTGCTGTTGACACGCGCTATGACGACGAATTGGTGGTTTCGCACCAAGGAAACGAAATTAGATCTACTCCCGTTCCTGCTGCTGCAAACATCCGTATTTTGGCCGATGGTTGTGATGTGGTTGGAATTGATGAAGCGCAGTTTTTCGACGATGAAATCGTAACGGTTTGCAATGATTTAGCAAATGCGGGAATTCGAGTGATTGTTGCCGGATTGGATATGGATTTTAAAGGGCAACCTTTTGGCCCCATGCCTGCTTTAATGGCAACTGCCGAGTATGTGACTAAGGTTCACGCAGTTTGCACACGCACCGGAAATTTAGCAAATTATAGTTTTAGAAAAGCAGCCAACGATAATTTGGTTATGCTGGGCGAAACCAATGAATACGAGCCCTTAAGTCGTGCCGCTTATTATAAGGCGATGCGAGAAAATCAGTAG
- the rsmI gene encoding 16S rRNA (cytidine(1402)-2'-O)-methyltransferase codes for MSKLYIVPTPIGNLEDMTFRAIKVLKEVDLILAEDTRTSSKLLKHFEIGTQMHSHHMHNEHQTVEHTVQKLKNGHTIALISDAGTPAISDPGFLLTRACVENDIPVECLPGATAFVPALVNSGLPNDKFVFEGFLPDKKGRQTRFLALAEETRTIILYVSPHKLVKTLTEFETYFGKERQVSVSRELSKLHEETIRGSVEEVLQHFEAKPPKGEIVVIVAGKQKEKKNKNE; via the coding sequence ATGAGTAAATTATACATTGTGCCAACGCCCATTGGCAATTTAGAAGACATGACTTTTAGAGCCATTAAGGTTTTAAAGGAAGTCGATTTAATTTTGGCAGAAGACACGCGCACCAGCAGCAAATTGTTAAAGCATTTTGAAATTGGTACCCAAATGCACAGCCACCACATGCACAACGAACACCAAACGGTGGAACATACGGTGCAAAAATTAAAAAACGGACATACCATTGCGTTGATTTCAGATGCGGGAACACCTGCTATTTCAGACCCCGGATTTTTATTAACGCGTGCTTGTGTAGAAAACGATATACCTGTGGAATGTTTACCGGGCGCAACAGCTTTCGTTCCGGCATTGGTAAACAGCGGCTTGCCAAACGATAAATTTGTTTTTGAAGGTTTTTTGCCTGATAAAAAAGGACGACAAACACGTTTTTTGGCATTGGCAGAAGAAACCCGAACCATAATTTTGTATGTATCGCCACATAAACTGGTAAAAACATTAACAGAATTCGAAACCTATTTTGGTAAAGAACGACAAGTTTCGGTATCGCGCGAATTATCAAAACTGCACGAAGAAACCATACGCGGATCGGTAGAAGAAGTGTTGCAACATTTTGAAGCCAAGCCACCAAAAGGCGAAATAGTTGTGATTGTAGCAGGAAAACAAAAAGAAAAAAAGAATAAAAATGAGTAG
- a CDS encoding OsmC family protein yields the protein MSSHKITTTWKGNMQFESTNPGGSLIIDAAEEVGGTNNGLRPKALMLSALAGCSGLDVASLIKKMRLEVTDFNIETQGFLTDTEPQVYDKVTVSYHFYGSNLNEEKLNRAVQLSVEKYCGVMHMFRSFADVKIETVFHKI from the coding sequence ATGAGTAGTCACAAAATCACCACCACTTGGAAGGGAAATATGCAATTTGAATCGACCAATCCGGGCGGTTCGTTAATTATTGATGCTGCCGAAGAAGTGGGCGGAACAAACAACGGATTGCGTCCAAAAGCGCTAATGTTATCGGCTTTAGCAGGCTGTTCGGGCTTGGATGTTGCGTCGCTGATTAAAAAAATGCGCTTGGAAGTAACCGATTTCAACATTGAAACACAAGGTTTCTTAACCGATACCGAACCACAGGTTTACGACAAAGTTACGGTTAGCTACCATTTTTACGGAAGTAATTTAAACGAAGAAAAATTAAACCGCGCTGTTCAGCTTTCAGTGGAAAAATATTGCGGTGTGATGCACATGTTTCGCAGTTTTGCCGATGTAAAAATTGAAACGGTTTTTCATAAAATTTAA
- a CDS encoding TerC family protein, whose amino-acid sequence MKNIPEDHLINHPWLIGGFAIAVVIMLLLDLGVFNKKSHTISNKEALSWTIVWIALSMVFSGVVYWVLDKPYGITDNFAKYQAAYWIEKALSVDNLFVFILVFKFFKIPKDYQHKVLFWGILGALFFRAIFIFAGVELIKLTYVTLPFLGIDSETGEPRQLNVILFVFGIFLIIAGIKSWASDNHDGEEEGADMSRNIGVRIVHKFFKVTKDFHGDKFFTVENGVKMVTPLFVALAVIEITDLVFAVDSIPAIFAIAPDDPFILYTSNIFAILGLRSMYFLLANSMDMFSKLHYGLAIILAFIGVKMIIMPYYHFDSSVSLTIIGSVLAISVIWSLISNRKQKEA is encoded by the coding sequence ATGAAAAATATTCCCGAAGATCATTTAATCAACCATCCGTGGTTAATAGGCGGTTTTGCAATTGCTGTGGTAATTATGCTTTTGCTAGACTTAGGTGTTTTTAACAAAAAAAGTCATACCATTTCCAACAAAGAAGCCCTTTCATGGACCATTGTTTGGATAGCTCTTTCCATGGTTTTTAGCGGCGTTGTTTATTGGGTGTTAGACAAACCTTATGGCATCACCGATAATTTTGCCAAATACCAAGCAGCATATTGGATTGAAAAAGCACTTTCGGTAGATAACTTATTCGTGTTTATTTTAGTATTCAAATTCTTTAAAATACCTAAAGATTATCAACATAAAGTATTATTTTGGGGCATTTTAGGCGCTTTGTTTTTTAGAGCTATATTTATCTTTGCAGGAGTTGAATTGATAAAATTAACCTATGTAACCTTACCATTTTTAGGAATAGATTCCGAAACGGGTGAACCGCGCCAGTTAAACGTGATCTTATTTGTTTTTGGTATTTTCTTGATTATTGCAGGTATTAAATCGTGGGCTTCAGATAATCATGATGGCGAGGAAGAAGGAGCAGATATGTCAAGAAACATCGGTGTGCGTATTGTGCACAAGTTTTTTAAAGTAACGAAAGATTTTCACGGCGATAAATTTTTTACGGTAGAAAATGGCGTAAAAATGGTTACGCCACTGTTTGTAGCTTTAGCTGTAATAGAAATCACCGATTTGGTATTTGCAGTAGATAGCATTCCTGCTATATTTGCCATCGCACCAGACGATCCATTTATACTTTATACATCGAACATTTTTGCAATTTTAGGATTGCGTTCTATGTATTTCCTATTAGCCAATTCCATGGATATGTTTTCTAAACTGCATTATGGTTTGGCAATTATTTTGGCATTCATCGGAGTAAAAATGATTATAATGCCTTATTATCATTTCGATTCTTCTGTATCATTAACCATCATTGGTTCGGTATTGGCTATCTCGGTTATATGGTCTTTAATATCAAACAGAAAACAGAAAGAAGCATAG
- a CDS encoding NAD(P)H-dependent glycerol-3-phosphate dehydrogenase, which produces MINDPKFAVIGGGSWATAIAKMLCHNLSEIAWYMRNEAAIEELKVNKHNPNYLSSVEFDTDQLILTTDINKAISYADYIVFAIPSAFLGSELEKLTVSLEGKIIVSAIKGIIPETGLIVGQHFMETYNIPIENIAVLAGPCHAEEVALERLSYLTIAGGDLQKAEVIAKSLRSHYIKAKTTDDVMGTEYAAMLKNIYAIAAGMAHGLGYGDNFQALLMSNAIREMKKFIKKVHKLKRNINDSAYLGDLLVTGYSLFSRNRMFGNMIGKGYTVISTKMEMNMVAEGYYATKSAYLMNAVLKAKTPIIDAVYEVLYNNKEPKKVFKKLTDKLD; this is translated from the coding sequence ATGATTAACGATCCTAAGTTTGCAGTAATTGGTGGCGGAAGCTGGGCAACAGCCATTGCTAAAATGTTGTGTCATAACCTAAGCGAAATCGCTTGGTATATGCGCAATGAAGCTGCAATTGAAGAACTAAAAGTTAATAAGCACAATCCTAATTATCTAAGTTCGGTTGAATTTGATACCGACCAATTAATTTTAACAACCGATATCAACAAAGCAATCAGTTATGCAGATTATATAGTTTTCGCAATTCCGTCGGCTTTTTTGGGTAGCGAGTTGGAAAAATTAACCGTTTCTTTAGAAGGTAAAATCATTGTATCTGCCATTAAAGGAATCATTCCCGAAACCGGTTTAATTGTTGGTCAGCATTTTATGGAAACCTACAATATTCCTATCGAAAACATTGCGGTTTTGGCAGGTCCATGTCATGCAGAAGAAGTGGCTTTAGAGCGTTTATCTTACCTTACCATTGCTGGAGGCGATTTGCAAAAAGCCGAAGTGATAGCCAAAAGTTTGCGCAGCCACTACATTAAAGCCAAAACCACAGACGATGTAATGGGAACCGAATATGCAGCTATGCTTAAAAACATTTACGCAATTGCGGCAGGTATGGCACATGGCTTGGGTTATGGCGATAATTTTCAAGCATTGTTGATGAGCAACGCCATTCGCGAAATGAAAAAATTCATTAAAAAAGTTCATAAATTAAAACGCAATATTAACGATTCTGCTTATTTGGGTGATTTATTGGTTACTGGTTATTCGCTTTTTTCACGAAACCGTATGTTTGGGAATATGATTGGAAAAGGATATACCGTAATTTCCACAAAAATGGAAATGAATATGGTTGCCGAAGGGTATTATGCTACAAAAAGTGCCTATTTGATGAATGCAGTACTAAAGGCAAAAACACCAATTATTGATGCCGTTTATGAAGTGTTATACAACAATAAAGAACCCAAAAAAGTGTTTAAAAAACTGACTGATAAATTAGATTAA
- the nadD gene encoding nicotinate (nicotinamide) nucleotide adenylyltransferase, with amino-acid sequence MKVGLYFGTFNPIHVGHLIIANHLAENSDLDQVWMVVTPHNPLKKKAGLLPDYHRLQMVHLATEGYDKIVPSDIEFKLPQPNYTVNTLAHLHEKFPNHVFSLIMGEDNLKSLKKWKNFELILNDYELYVYPRISADKVPDEWMNLENIHKIDAPIIELSSTFIRQSIKEQKNIKPMIDHKVWEYIDHNLFYKK; translated from the coding sequence ATGAAAGTAGGTTTGTATTTCGGCACATTCAACCCTATCCATGTGGGGCATTTAATCATTGCCAATCATCTGGCCGAAAACAGCGATTTAGATCAGGTGTGGATGGTTGTAACGCCGCACAATCCATTAAAGAAAAAAGCCGGATTATTGCCTGATTACCATCGACTGCAAATGGTGCATTTGGCTACGGAAGGATACGATAAAATAGTTCCAAGCGATATAGAATTTAAGCTGCCACAGCCTAATTACACCGTAAACACGCTGGCACATTTGCATGAAAAATTTCCCAACCATGTTTTTTCATTGATAATGGGTGAGGATAATTTGAAGTCGCTTAAAAAATGGAAAAATTTTGAATTGATTTTAAACGATTATGAGTTGTATGTATATCCAAGGATTTCAGCTGATAAGGTGCCCGATGAATGGATGAATTTGGAGAATATCCACAAGATAGATGCTCCTATAATCGAGTTGTCGTCCACATTTATTCGTCAAAGCATCAAAGAACAAAAAAATATCAAACCAATGATTGATCATAAAGTTTGGGAATATATTGACCATAATTTATTTTACAAGAAATAA
- the gmk gene encoding guanylate kinase produces the protein MTAQQGKLIVFSAPSGSGKTTIVKHLLTQPQLHLDFSISATSRYMRNGEINGKDYYFISAEDFQQKIKENAFVEFEEVYKDNYYGTLKTEIERIWAEGKHVIFDIDVVGGLNIKQQYPNQTLAVFVSPPSVEELERRLRFRQTETDEKIAMRLEKAEREISRAPEFDVILKNHDLETAKKEACQLVLNFINK, from the coding sequence ATGACTGCACAACAAGGAAAATTGATTGTTTTTTCGGCACCATCTGGTTCTGGTAAAACAACCATTGTAAAACATTTGCTTACACAACCTCAATTGCATTTAGATTTTTCTATATCGGCAACTTCTCGTTATATGCGCAATGGCGAGATAAACGGTAAAGATTATTACTTTATTTCGGCCGAAGATTTTCAACAAAAAATCAAAGAGAATGCTTTTGTTGAATTTGAAGAAGTATATAAAGATAACTATTACGGCACGCTAAAAACCGAAATTGAACGTATTTGGGCAGAAGGCAAACACGTTATTTTTGATATTGATGTGGTGGGTGGTTTAAACATTAAACAGCAATATCCAAACCAAACATTAGCAGTTTTTGTAAGTCCGCCATCAGTCGAAGAGTTGGAACGCCGTTTGCGTTTTCGCCAAACCGAAACCGATGAAAAAATTGCCATGCGATTAGAAAAAGCCGAAAGAGAAATTTCTCGTGCGCCCGAATTCGACGTTATTTTAAAAAATCACGACCTAGAAACAGCAAAAAAAGAAGCTTGCCAGTTGGTTTTAAACTTCATAAATAAGTAA
- a CDS encoding YicC/YloC family endoribonuclease, whose protein sequence is MTGFGKASVQLPLKKITVEIKSLNSKNLDLNVRLPQLYREKELEIRNQIAQQLERGKVECSVYIEVTGEETSSTINAPIVKAYIAQMKSIIPDADATELMKMAVRMPDALKVERCELDEQEWKEIEKVLHQAIKNINEFRQQEGEKLGNDFVQRIENIRTAMHEVASYEEERITNVKERLQQNLKELEVAVDESRYAQEIIYYIEKLDINEEKVRLTNHLDYFVETMNTKEHAGRKLGFIAQEMGREINTMGSKSNHAEMQKLVVKMKDELEKIKEQVLNIL, encoded by the coding sequence ATGACAGGTTTTGGTAAAGCATCGGTGCAATTGCCATTAAAGAAAATTACGGTGGAAATTAAATCATTAAATTCCAAGAATTTAGATTTAAACGTGCGTTTGCCTCAACTTTATAGAGAAAAAGAGTTAGAAATTCGCAATCAAATAGCACAACAATTAGAACGTGGCAAGGTAGAATGTTCGGTTTATATCGAAGTTACCGGTGAAGAAACATCGTCCACTATAAATGCGCCTATTGTAAAAGCATATATTGCCCAAATGAAAAGCATTATTCCTGATGCAGATGCAACCGAATTAATGAAAATGGCCGTTCGTATGCCCGATGCCTTAAAAGTAGAACGCTGCGAATTGGATGAACAAGAGTGGAAAGAAATTGAAAAAGTGTTGCACCAAGCCATTAAAAACATCAATGAATTTCGCCAACAAGAAGGAGAAAAGTTAGGAAACGATTTTGTGCAACGAATAGAAAATATTAGAACTGCGATGCATGAGGTGGCATCGTATGAAGAAGAGCGCATCACCAACGTAAAAGAACGTTTGCAACAAAATTTAAAAGAGTTAGAAGTAGCTGTTGATGAAAGCCGTTACGCACAAGAAATCATCTATTATATTGAAAAGTTAGATATTAACGAAGAAAAAGTGCGTTTAACCAATCATTTAGATTATTTTGTAGAAACCATGAATACCAAAGAGCATGCCGGACGAAAATTAGGTTTTATTGCTCAAGAAATGGGGCGCGAAATCAATACCATGGGATCCAAATCAAATCATGCCGAAATGCAAAAATTGGTAGTGAAAATGAAAGACGAATTAGAAAAAATCAAAGAACAGGTTTTAAACATTCTTTAA
- a CDS encoding NAD(P)/FAD-dependent oxidoreductase, which translates to MFDCLIIGGGVSGVSCALVLGSARKKTFVADKKIGIIAHQKSSMLQDALFNNAYGLAPGTLGSDLLHQTLNNLSFLYPEIVQIGNEKVVSIIKQGAHFLVTTNENIYETKLIVVAINSSNPFTIDGFLQSYVISHQKSLPHKNRLQLQNTDHLVVENVYVAGTLAGHRSQLAIAAGSGAAVATDILTLWNNGVETHAHDSVKKA; encoded by the coding sequence ATGTTTGACTGTTTAATAATTGGCGGCGGCGTTTCGGGGGTTTCGTGTGCCTTGGTTTTAGGCTCTGCCCGCAAGAAAACGTTTGTGGCCGATAAAAAAATAGGCATTATTGCACATCAAAAATCATCAATGTTGCAAGATGCTTTGTTCAACAATGCCTATGGACTTGCCCCAGGAACTTTAGGGAGTGATTTACTACACCAAACTTTAAACAACTTAAGCTTTTTGTACCCCGAAATTGTGCAAATTGGCAATGAAAAAGTGGTTTCAATTATAAAACAAGGTGCTCATTTTTTGGTTACTACCAATGAAAATATCTATGAAACCAAACTTATAGTGGTAGCAATTAACTCTAGCAATCCTTTCACAATTGATGGATTTCTGCAAAGTTATGTGATTTCTCATCAAAAATCCTTACCACATAAAAACCGTTTACAATTGCAAAATACCGACCATTTAGTAGTGGAAAATGTATATGTTGCTGGCACCTTGGCAGGTCACCGCAGTCAACTAGCAATTGCTGCCGGAAGTGGTGCCGCAGTTGCAACCGATATTCTAACCCTCTGGAACAACGGCGTTGAAACACATGCGCATGATAGTGTGAAAAAAGCATAA
- a CDS encoding MarC family protein yields the protein MEINFKEIFTAGMIIFAVIDILGSIPIIVDLRSRVGKIQSEKASIVAACIMIAFLFVGESILTLIGIDVNSFAVAGAFVLFFLALEMILGIRLYRDEEPKTASIVPLAFPLIAGPGIMTTILALRAEYQTINIVFAVVLNIIVVYVVLKLSGQIERLIGANGLGVIRKVFGVVLLAIAVKLFATNVKGLFI from the coding sequence ATGGAAATTAATTTTAAAGAGATTTTTACTGCAGGTATGATTATTTTTGCAGTGATTGATATTTTGGGGTCTATCCCGATTATTGTGGATCTGCGTTCGCGTGTGGGAAAAATTCAATCCGAAAAAGCATCTATTGTGGCTGCTTGTATCATGATTGCCTTTTTGTTTGTGGGAGAAAGCATTTTAACATTAATAGGAATTGATGTAAATTCGTTTGCTGTTGCCGGTGCTTTTGTTTTGTTTTTTCTTGCTTTAGAAATGATTTTGGGTATACGATTATACCGCGATGAAGAGCCTAAAACGGCATCTATCGTTCCATTGGCATTTCCATTAATTGCCGGCCCAGGAATCATGACCACTATTTTGGCGTTGCGTGCTGAATATCAAACAATAAACATTGTATTTGCGGTGGTTTTAAACATCATTGTGGTCTATGTTGTTTTGAAGCTTTCCGGACAAATAGAGCGGTTGATTGGCGCAAATGGTTTAGGAGTAATTCGCAAAGTATTTGGGGTGGTTTTATTGGCAATTGCTGTTAAATTATTCGCTACTAATGTTAAAGGCTTGTTTATCTAA
- a CDS encoding DUF3109 family protein, which yields MFQIGKTIVSDDVLEKEFVCNLTACKGQCCVDGDAGAPLDKDETAILEEIYPVIKPYLRAKGIAVIEEKGAWVVGEDSDLETPLIDNKECAYVIFDGKTALCGIEQAYNEGLITWKKPISCHLYPIRIKEYSQFSAVNYNRWHICDDACTLGKELEVPVYKFLKEPLIRKYGESWYAELETVATEWQKQSLNKK from the coding sequence ATGTTTCAGATTGGAAAAACAATAGTATCAGACGATGTTCTTGAAAAAGAATTTGTTTGTAACCTAACAGCTTGTAAAGGACAATGTTGTGTGGATGGCGATGCAGGTGCCCCTTTAGATAAAGACGAAACAGCTATTTTAGAGGAAATATACCCTGTTATTAAACCTTATCTGCGTGCAAAAGGTATTGCAGTAATAGAGGAAAAAGGTGCATGGGTTGTAGGCGAGGATAGCGATTTGGAAACCCCGCTCATTGACAATAAAGAGTGTGCTTATGTGATTTTTGATGGAAAAACCGCTTTGTGTGGTATTGAACAGGCTTATAACGAAGGATTGATTACATGGAAAAAACCCATTTCGTGTCATTTATACCCTATTCGTATTAAAGAATATTCACAGTTTTCGGCCGTAAATTACAACCGCTGGCATATTTGCGACGATGCTTGTACATTGGGTAAAGAATTAGAGGTGCCTGTTTATAAATTTTTAAAAGAACCCCTAATCCGTAAATATGGCGAAAGCTGGTATGCTGAATTAGAAACCGTTGCTACCGAATGGCAAAAACAATCACTTAATAAAAAGTAA
- a CDS encoding retropepsin-like aspartic protease: MNDLVTVLEQQNYFSIPFRIRKSNHLYVQAKINRIKGLFLIDTGASNTCIDSNEKDFFKLLSKAHKAKASGAGSNDMHAEISTKNAIQLGKWKKTGIDLILLDLTHVNFALTQYKLPKVHGIIGSDLLKSNGAIIHYPEQLLFIK; encoded by the coding sequence ATGAACGATCTTGTAACTGTATTAGAACAGCAAAATTATTTTAGCATTCCGTTTCGCATTCGCAAATCCAATCACTTGTATGTTCAAGCAAAAATAAACCGCATTAAAGGCTTGTTTTTGATTGATACGGGTGCATCGAACACATGTATCGATTCCAACGAAAAAGATTTTTTTAAGTTGTTGTCAAAAGCACATAAAGCCAAGGCATCGGGCGCGGGTTCAAACGATATGCATGCCGAAATTTCTACCAAAAACGCCATACAATTAGGCAAATGGAAAAAAACCGGCATCGACTTAATTTTGCTGGATCTTACGCACGTAAATTTTGCTTTAACCCAATACAAATTGCCCAAAGTGCACGGAATTATTGGCAGCGATTTGCTTAAAAGCAACGGAGCCATTATTCATTATCCCGAACAATTACTTTTTATTAAGTGA
- a CDS encoding TatD family hydrolase has product MILIDTHTHLYSEEFENDRTEMMERALAAGVKHFFVPAIDASYFNGMQQIQQQYPQNVHLMMGLHPCYVKPETFEEELAFVEQELAKGTYVAVGEIGVDLYWDQSTLKIQQQAFQTQIQWAKKLGLPINIHCRDAFDAVFEVLDQEKSNDLFGIFHCFTGDFKQAERALNLNMKLGIGGVATFKNGKIDQYLNQIPLEHIVLETDSPYLAPAPYRGKRNESSYVALVAQKLAAIYNLSVEEIANQTTKNALNIFKL; this is encoded by the coding sequence ATGATTTTAATTGATACACATACCCATTTGTATAGTGAAGAATTTGAAAACGACCGCACCGAAATGATGGAACGCGCACTTGCAGCTGGTGTAAAACATTTTTTTGTTCCGGCGATCGATGCTTCTTATTTTAATGGTATGCAGCAAATACAACAGCAATATCCGCAAAACGTTCATTTAATGATGGGCTTGCATCCGTGCTATGTAAAACCTGAAACTTTTGAAGAAGAATTGGCTTTTGTTGAACAAGAATTAGCAAAAGGAACCTATGTAGCCGTGGGCGAAATTGGTGTGGATTTATATTGGGATCAATCTACCCTAAAAATTCAGCAACAGGCTTTTCAAACCCAAATTCAATGGGCGAAAAAATTAGGTTTGCCAATAAATATTCATTGTCGTGATGCGTTTGATGCGGTTTTTGAAGTATTAGATCAAGAAAAAAGCAACGATTTATTTGGAATTTTCCATTGCTTTACGGGCGATTTTAAACAAGCAGAACGCGCCTTAAATTTAAACATGAAATTGGGAATTGGTGGCGTTGCAACTTTTAAAAACGGAAAAATAGATCAATATTTAAATCAAATTCCGCTAGAACATATCGTTTTAGAAACCGATTCACCCTATTTAGCACCGGCACCCTATCGCGGCAAGCGCAACGAAAGCAGCTATGTGGCATTGGTTGCCCAAAAATTAGCAGCTATTTACAATCTATCAGTAGAAGAAATTGCAAATCAAACAACAAAAAACGCATTAAACATTTTTAAATTGTAA